From the genome of Halorussus caseinilyticus, one region includes:
- a CDS encoding 50S ribosomal protein L18 → MATGPRYTVPMRRRREVRTDYHQRLRLLKSGKPRLVARKSNKHVRAQLVTMGPDGDETVTSAYSGDLEDYGWEAPTGNLPSAYLTGLLAGKRALEAGVEEAVLDIGLNTATPGGKVFAVQEGAIDAGLDIPHNDSVLADWPRNRGEHIAEYAEQLDEPLYSGDFDATELPEHFDEVRENLMED, encoded by the coding sequence ATGGCAACAGGACCACGATATACGGTGCCGATGCGCCGTCGCCGCGAGGTCCGGACTGACTACCATCAGAGGTTGCGCCTGCTGAAATCGGGCAAGCCCCGGCTTGTCGCTCGTAAGAGCAACAAGCACGTCAGGGCGCAGCTGGTCACGATGGGTCCCGACGGCGACGAGACGGTAACGAGTGCGTACTCCGGCGACCTCGAAGACTACGGCTGGGAAGCCCCCACGGGCAACCTCCCCAGCGCGTACCTGACGGGGCTTCTCGCTGGCAAGCGAGCGCTCGAAGCCGGAGTCGAGGAAGCGGTCCTCGACATCGGTCTCAACACCGCGACACCCGGTGGCAAAGTATTCGCAGTACAGGAAGGCGCTATCGACGCAGGGCTCGACATCCCTCACAACGACAGCGTGCTGGCCGACTGGCCGCGCAATCGCGGCGAACACATCGCCGAGTACGCCGAGCAGTTGGACGAACCGCTGTACAGCGGGGATTTCGACGCCACAGAACTACCCGAGCACTTCGACGAAGTGCGCGAGAACCTCATGGAGGACTAA
- a CDS encoding DUF6663 family protein, which yields MNDDIWTSDDGTTRDGTTERGTTDDRTEDADRTTGEDRTPDEKRYRVLAVPERGRLRLLDRETYEPVVTAAEGHDTSVEDLRPGYLVDADLDWSSADPTVRSVSVARPTLYAFADGIEPVFEAARETWADARAAGDGMNSRVTRNTDNEVNGVLYVFADDGVGGTFEAFRDGTRPVEPLVDRVNDQQGSAPREVFVLRPANEQFVVVTIALRKGGQFADTLRETYDCPRPPESVE from the coding sequence ATGAACGACGACATCTGGACCTCGGACGACGGGACGACGCGCGACGGAACGACAGAGAGAGGGACCACAGACGACCGGACCGAGGACGCCGACCGAACCACCGGCGAGGACCGGACCCCCGACGAGAAGCGCTACCGCGTGCTGGCCGTCCCCGAGCGCGGACGCCTCCGACTCCTCGACCGGGAGACGTACGAACCGGTCGTCACCGCCGCGGAGGGCCACGACACGTCGGTCGAGGACCTCCGGCCGGGCTATCTCGTGGACGCCGACCTCGACTGGTCGTCTGCCGACCCGACGGTCCGGTCGGTGTCGGTGGCCCGGCCGACGCTGTACGCCTTCGCCGACGGCATCGAACCAGTGTTCGAGGCGGCACGGGAGACGTGGGCCGACGCGCGCGCCGCGGGCGACGGCATGAACAGTCGCGTCACTCGCAACACCGACAACGAGGTCAACGGCGTCCTCTACGTGTTCGCCGACGACGGCGTGGGCGGCACGTTCGAGGCGTTCCGCGACGGCACCCGTCCGGTCGAACCGCTGGTTGACAGGGTGAACGACCAGCAGGGGTCGGCCCCGCGGGAGGTGTTCGTCCTCCGACCCGCAAACGAGCAGTTCGTCGTCGTCACGATTGCGCTCCGGAAGGGCGGCCAGTTCGCCGACACCCTTCGGGAGACGTACGACTGTCCGCGCCCGCCGGAGTCGGTCGAATAG
- a CDS encoding metallophosphoesterase family protein, with the protein MTTEGSAVYRRRDATTTADDAETPEIRARRGPATLARFARPRADTRTTLAVVSDPHLSTDKEGTWKVFHRTEDRLRAAIADANDRGVDGVVFAGDLTEDGRPEDFDGAADVLADLDAPFVAVPGNHDVPKAFDDHDTPPVAEFADRFAPGEFPFRTQFGGVDVLGLNSASAPGGELDATHDGAISDDQLSWLESTLPETDAALVVSHHNLPGLDAAVGADGYAPHPPVGDAPAFVDALAGHDALHLSGHVHLPAAITGDVRGLVCPALSSFPQAYTLAEVGPEGTTLRMVPVADTEGVEEAHHLARTHSDRSGDIAAMVEDQLSDLPLVDER; encoded by the coding sequence ATGACTACCGAGGGAAGCGCAGTCTACCGGCGGCGAGACGCCACGACGACGGCAGACGACGCCGAAACACCCGAAATTCGCGCCCGCAGAGGACCCGCTACGCTGGCCCGGTTCGCGCGTCCGCGGGCCGACACTCGGACGACGCTCGCCGTCGTCTCCGACCCGCACCTTTCGACCGACAAGGAGGGAACGTGGAAGGTCTTTCACCGGACCGAGGACCGACTTCGGGCCGCCATCGCCGACGCCAACGACCGCGGCGTGGACGGCGTGGTGTTCGCTGGCGACTTGACCGAGGACGGCAGACCCGAGGACTTCGACGGCGCGGCCGACGTGCTGGCGGACTTGGACGCGCCGTTCGTCGCGGTGCCGGGCAACCACGACGTGCCCAAGGCGTTCGACGACCACGACACCCCGCCCGTCGCCGAGTTCGCCGACCGCTTCGCGCCCGGCGAGTTCCCCTTCCGGACGCAGTTCGGCGGCGTGGACGTGTTGGGACTGAACTCCGCGTCCGCGCCCGGCGGCGAACTCGACGCCACCCACGACGGCGCGATTTCCGACGACCAACTCTCGTGGCTCGAATCCACCCTGCCCGAGACCGACGCCGCGCTGGTCGTGAGCCACCACAACCTGCCGGGTCTCGACGCCGCCGTCGGCGCGGACGGCTACGCGCCCCACCCGCCGGTCGGGGACGCGCCCGCGTTCGTGGACGCGCTAGCGGGCCACGACGCCCTCCACCTCTCGGGTCACGTTCACCTGCCCGCCGCAATCACCGGCGACGTTCGGGGACTCGTCTGCCCCGCGCTCTCGTCGTTCCCGCAGGCCTACACCCTCGCGGAGGTCGGTCCCGAGGGGACTACCCTCCGGATGGTGCCCGTGGCCGACACCGAGGGCGTCGAGGAGGCCCACCACCTCGCCCGGACCCACTCCGACCGGAGCGGGGACATCGCCGCGATGGTCGAAGACCAGCTTTCGGACCTGCCGCTGGTGGACGAGCGATGA
- a CDS encoding HAD family hydrolase — MTYDTVVFDNDGVLVGRTSFDVLRDATLRTFEKFDVTDPDPDHVDDMTVGATPSRVGEICAEYDLTPTTFWKALDSTSSRAQQMEAREGRKTPYDDIHTLTDLDATMGIVSSNQQETVDFLLDHFEVSHMFDTAYGREATIESLDRRKPNSHYIDRALADLDADSALFVGDNESDIRAAENAGIDSAFIRRPHRTDWELNVWPTWEIECLDDLHRVCSA, encoded by the coding sequence ATGACCTACGATACCGTCGTCTTCGACAACGACGGTGTCCTCGTCGGTCGAACGAGCTTCGACGTTCTCAGGGACGCGACCCTTCGGACGTTCGAGAAGTTCGACGTGACCGACCCGGACCCCGACCACGTAGACGACATGACTGTTGGGGCGACTCCCAGTCGCGTCGGCGAAATCTGTGCCGAGTACGACCTCACGCCGACGACGTTCTGGAAGGCCCTCGACAGCACCTCTTCGCGCGCCCAGCAGATGGAGGCCCGCGAGGGGCGCAAGACGCCCTACGACGACATCCACACCCTGACGGACTTAGACGCCACGATGGGTATCGTCTCCTCGAACCAGCAGGAGACGGTGGATTTCCTGCTCGACCACTTCGAGGTGTCCCACATGTTCGACACCGCCTACGGCCGCGAGGCGACCATCGAGAGCCTCGACCGGCGAAAGCCCAACTCCCACTACATCGACCGGGCGCTGGCGGACCTCGACGCGGACTCGGCGCTGTTCGTCGGCGACAACGAGTCCGACATCAGGGCCGCCGAGAACGCCGGTATCGACTCGGCGTTCATCCGCCGACCCCACCGAACGGACTGGGAACTCAACGTCTGGCCCACGTGGGAAATCGAGTGTCTGGACGACCTCCACAGAGTCTGTAGCGCCTAA
- a CDS encoding MvaI/BcnI family restriction endonuclease produces the protein METFEDFVERLREIEQMGYVETHRAGNTGIGKTLEDLLGIEENNVPGPDAVGVELKSTRRHSNNLTTLFTKEPPRGERDLWNQDLVRKLGYEDSKERQALKVTIEPDTPNSQGFLLSYDESSVAVSHENYGACATYPLDFLQETFEGKMPELVMVMADTKKVDGREHFHYDEAYHLDGFDGDHFLQLMRDGVITLDLRMHIKDNGNIRNRGTAWRILDDSRLDEAFAERTSLL, from the coding sequence ATGGAAACCTTCGAAGATTTCGTAGAACGTCTCCGGGAGATAGAGCAGATGGGTTACGTCGAAACTCACCGAGCGGGGAACACGGGAATCGGGAAAACGTTGGAAGACCTTCTCGGCATCGAAGAGAACAACGTTCCTGGACCGGACGCAGTTGGTGTCGAACTCAAGTCTACTCGCCGCCACTCGAACAACCTCACAACGCTGTTTACGAAAGAGCCTCCGCGAGGTGAGCGCGACCTTTGGAATCAGGACCTCGTTCGGAAACTAGGATACGAAGACAGCAAAGAACGGCAGGCCCTGAAAGTGACTATCGAGCCGGACACTCCGAACAGTCAGGGGTTTCTCCTCTCGTACGACGAAAGCTCAGTAGCGGTGTCTCACGAAAACTACGGAGCCTGTGCTACCTATCCGCTGGATTTCCTCCAAGAGACCTTCGAGGGGAAGATGCCGGAGTTGGTGATGGTAATGGCCGACACGAAGAAAGTAGATGGTCGAGAACACTTCCACTACGACGAAGCCTACCATCTCGATGGGTTCGACGGAGACCATTTCCTCCAACTGATGCGAGACGGGGTGATTACGTTGGACCTGCGGATGCACATAAAGGACAACGGAAATATCCGTAACCGGGGGACTGCGTGGCGGATTTTAGATGACAGCCGCCTCGACGAGGCATTTGCAGAGCGAACGTCGCTACTCTGA
- a CDS encoding dihydrolipoyl dehydrogenase family protein: MTEFELIVLGGGTGNVVASAAAEEGLDVALVERDRLGGTCLNRGCNPSKKLIHRADVAQTVRQAGSLGVEASVEDIAFADIVDDVNAKISAEAEAKAETARESDRITFYQTEGRFVGERTVEVETGDAGDESEELTAERIVLAGGSRPRIPEAIDGTDEVSFLTSAEALRLRERPDRLVIVGGGYIAVEMGHFFGAMGAEVAIVGRSDLLVDREDREVAEFLTDAYAERYDLYTGYGATELAEADGEVDGKADGGKVVRAESDDGDEIDVRGDEILLATGRRPNSDAWNVGAAGIGTDEKGFVETDRFLETSADGVWAIGDIAGNYMFKHSGDKEAEYAVRNAVRGERASVEYPGMAYAVFGSPQVGSLGKTEGEVDRDEYDVGTFAYDETALGTALAEDGFAKAIAAPDGEILGFHVVGPHASMLVHEVSTAVAAGGDADRLAETIHVHPALSEVVQGAFRECRGHPPTGI, encoded by the coding sequence GTGACCGAGTTCGAACTCATCGTTCTCGGCGGGGGAACCGGCAACGTCGTCGCGTCGGCCGCGGCCGAAGAGGGACTCGATGTTGCGCTGGTAGAGCGCGACCGACTCGGAGGGACCTGCCTCAATCGGGGCTGTAACCCCTCGAAGAAGCTAATTCACCGGGCGGACGTGGCCCAGACCGTCCGTCAGGCCGGGTCGCTCGGCGTCGAAGCCAGCGTCGAAGACATCGCGTTCGCCGACATCGTGGACGACGTGAACGCCAAAATCTCCGCGGAGGCCGAAGCGAAGGCTGAGACCGCCCGCGAGAGCGACCGCATCACGTTCTACCAGACGGAAGGCCGGTTCGTCGGCGAGCGAACCGTCGAGGTGGAGACGGGAGACGCCGGAGACGAGAGCGAGGAACTCACCGCAGAGAGAATCGTCCTCGCGGGCGGGTCGCGGCCACGGATTCCCGAGGCCATCGACGGCACCGACGAGGTGTCGTTCCTGACGAGCGCCGAGGCCCTCCGACTCCGCGAGCGCCCGGACAGACTCGTAATCGTGGGCGGCGGATACATCGCGGTCGAGATGGGCCACTTTTTCGGCGCGATGGGTGCAGAGGTCGCCATCGTCGGCCGGAGCGACCTGTTGGTGGACCGCGAGGACCGCGAGGTGGCCGAGTTCCTGACCGACGCCTACGCCGAGCGGTACGACCTCTACACAGGCTACGGCGCGACCGAACTCGCGGAGGCGGACGGGGAAGTAGATGGAAAAGCGGACGGCGGGAAAGTCGTCCGCGCGGAGTCCGACGACGGCGACGAAATCGACGTTCGCGGCGACGAGATACTGCTGGCGACCGGTCGCAGACCCAACTCCGACGCGTGGAACGTCGGGGCCGCGGGCATCGGCACCGACGAGAAGGGGTTCGTGGAGACCGACCGGTTCCTCGAAACGTCGGCCGACGGCGTGTGGGCCATCGGCGACATCGCGGGCAACTACATGTTCAAGCACTCGGGCGACAAGGAGGCCGAGTACGCGGTCCGGAACGCGGTCCGCGGCGAGCGCGCGTCGGTCGAGTATCCCGGCATGGCTTACGCCGTCTTCGGGTCGCCGCAGGTCGGGAGTCTCGGGAAGACCGAGGGCGAGGTGGACCGCGACGAGTACGACGTTGGCACCTTCGCGTACGACGAGACCGCGCTCGGGACCGCGCTCGCCGAGGATGGCTTCGCCAAGGCTATCGCGGCCCCGGACGGCGAGATACTCGGCTTCCACGTCGTCGGCCCCCACGCCTCGATGCTGGTCCACGAGGTGTCCACCGCAGTCGCCGCGGGAGGGGATGCCGACCGCCTCGCGGAGACCATCCACGTCCATCCGGCGCTCTCAGAGGTCGTACAGGGCGCGTTCCGGGAGTGTCGGGGCCACCCGCCGACGGGAATCTGA
- the rpmD gene encoding 50S ribosomal protein L30 — MKAVVQIRGEVDMNGATQDTLEMLNLHRVNHCALVPDTDSYRGMITKVNDYTAYGEPSQDVLETVLEKRADPLEGDADVDDEWVSENTDYDDVSDLASALLDDETTLREQGLAPVLRLHPPRGGHDGLKHPTKEGGQLGKHDTEEIDSLLKAMR, encoded by the coding sequence ATGAAGGCGGTCGTCCAGATTCGCGGTGAGGTAGACATGAACGGGGCCACGCAGGACACGCTGGAGATGCTGAACCTCCACCGCGTGAACCACTGCGCGCTCGTCCCGGACACCGACTCCTACCGCGGGATGATTACCAAGGTCAACGACTACACCGCGTACGGCGAACCGAGCCAAGACGTGCTGGAGACGGTGCTAGAAAAGCGGGCCGACCCCCTCGAAGGCGACGCCGACGTAGACGACGAGTGGGTCTCGGAGAACACCGACTACGACGACGTGAGCGACCTCGCGTCGGCGCTGTTGGACGACGAGACGACCCTGCGCGAGCAGGGTCTCGCTCCGGTCCTCCGTCTTCACCCGCCGCGCGGCGGTCACGACGGACTCAAGCACCCCACCAAGGAAGGTGGCCAACTCGGAAAGCACGACACCGAGGAAATCGATTCGCTCCTGAAGGCGATGCGATAA
- a CDS encoding Vms1/Ankzf1 family peptidyl-tRNA hydrolase, which translates to MLDELLGRAELKERIADLQEEKRHLERRIEAEEERRSEAATARQAAEERVNRLEDRIAELEDRVERTETDDENLDFRSVETVRGDRLAEVLARLESVGTDREGALTAMVGDGDADLPGEVEAAFGDHAALVGRAAPCLAVTDDAGLVSAALVPPVAPDPFATWADGFRIDRQWFLPTGEFALALVRSDVFALGTYEGRERREFEGFESDVKSDHSKGGFSQGRFERRRDAQIDEHLEQCEDAIAEVLAGDGPDRLFVVGQRTLLGEFESRADATRPVDATGKPKEALDDAFREFWTTRLYRI; encoded by the coding sequence ATGCTCGACGAGTTGCTCGGGCGCGCGGAGTTGAAAGAGCGCATCGCCGACCTCCAAGAGGAGAAACGCCACCTCGAACGCCGGATAGAGGCCGAGGAGGAACGCCGTTCCGAGGCCGCGACCGCCCGCCAAGCCGCCGAAGAGCGGGTCAACCGGCTCGAAGACCGCATCGCCGAGTTGGAAGACCGCGTGGAGCGGACCGAAACAGACGACGAGAACCTCGACTTCCGGAGCGTCGAGACGGTTCGCGGCGACCGACTCGCCGAAGTCCTCGCTCGCCTCGAATCCGTCGGGACCGACCGCGAGGGCGCGCTGACCGCGATGGTGGGCGACGGGGACGCCGACCTCCCCGGCGAAGTCGAAGCCGCGTTCGGCGACCACGCCGCGCTGGTCGGCCGGGCCGCGCCTTGCCTCGCGGTCACGGACGACGCAGGTCTCGTGAGCGCCGCGCTCGTTCCCCCCGTCGCACCCGACCCCTTCGCAACGTGGGCCGACGGTTTCCGCATCGACCGCCAGTGGTTCCTGCCGACCGGCGAGTTCGCGCTGGCGCTGGTCCGCTCGGACGTGTTCGCGCTCGGCACCTACGAGGGCCGCGAGCGCCGGGAGTTCGAGGGGTTCGAGAGCGACGTGAAGTCCGACCACTCGAAAGGCGGGTTCTCGCAGGGCCGGTTCGAGCGCCGACGCGACGCCCAAATCGACGAGCATCTGGAGCAGTGCGAGGACGCCATCGCGGAGGTCCTCGCCGGGGACGGCCCGGACCGCCTGTTCGTCGTCGGCCAGCGCACGCTCCTCGGGGAGTTCGAGAGTCGGGCCGACGCGACCCGGCCGGTGGACGCCACCGGCAAACCGAAAGAGGCCTTGGACGACGCCTTCCGGGAGTTCTGGACGACGCGACTGTATCGGATTTGA
- the secY gene encoding preprotein translocase subunit SecY, with amino-acid sequence MSWKEAAEPVLTRMPSVRRPEGHVPFKRKLGWTAGVLVLYFFLTNVYLYGVNIGGADAFGQFRSILAGGQGTVLQLGIGPIVTASIVLQLLGGADLLGLDTDDPRDQVLYQGLQKLLVVVMIFLTGLPMVFAGGFLQVDPQVAQNLGIGSMGVKWLIFGQIAVGGILVLFMDEIISKWGVGSGIGLFIIAGVSQKLLGGLFAWPSLPGQTGLIPTWIGLITGSAENVPSLLTSDGIQYLFLGDGDIIALLTTVLIFGIVVYAESVRVEIPLSHARVKGARGRFPVKLIYASVLPMILVRALQANLQFLGRILYSQLGASGMPNWLGTYGQAGNPTGGLFYYLAPIQAPGQWMWWTGTVAQEPWQVIVRVLIDLTFMVVGGAIFAIFWVETTDMGPEATAKQIQNSGMQIPGFRQNTGVIEKVMERYIPQVTVIGGALVGLLAVLANMLGTIGGVSGTGLLLTVSITYKLYEEIAEEQLMEMHPMMRDMFG; translated from the coding sequence ATGAGTTGGAAAGAAGCGGCAGAACCAGTACTTACGCGGATGCCCTCCGTGCGACGGCCGGAGGGCCACGTTCCGTTCAAGCGAAAGCTTGGGTGGACCGCGGGCGTGTTGGTTCTGTATTTCTTCCTCACGAACGTCTACCTGTACGGGGTCAACATCGGAGGCGCTGACGCCTTCGGCCAGTTCCGCTCGATTCTGGCGGGCGGGCAAGGGACAGTCCTCCAACTTGGTATCGGTCCGATAGTCACCGCGAGCATCGTCCTCCAGTTGCTCGGCGGTGCGGACCTGTTGGGACTCGACACCGACGACCCCCGCGACCAGGTGCTGTATCAGGGCCTCCAGAAGCTACTGGTGGTCGTGATGATATTCCTGACCGGCCTGCCGATGGTGTTCGCCGGTGGCTTCCTGCAGGTGGACCCGCAGGTCGCCCAGAATCTCGGCATCGGGTCGATGGGCGTCAAGTGGCTAATCTTCGGCCAAATCGCGGTCGGCGGCATCCTCGTCCTCTTCATGGACGAGATTATCAGCAAGTGGGGCGTCGGGAGCGGTATCGGGCTGTTCATCATCGCCGGTGTCAGCCAGAAGCTGCTGGGCGGCCTGTTCGCGTGGCCGAGCCTGCCGGGACAGACGGGTCTCATCCCGACGTGGATAGGCCTGATTACCGGGAGCGCCGAGAACGTGCCCTCGCTGCTCACCAGCGACGGTATCCAGTACCTGTTCCTCGGTGACGGGGACATCATCGCGTTGCTCACGACGGTCCTCATCTTCGGCATCGTCGTGTACGCCGAGAGCGTCCGGGTCGAGATTCCGCTGAGTCACGCCCGCGTGAAGGGCGCTCGCGGCCGCTTCCCGGTGAAGCTCATCTACGCCAGCGTCCTGCCGATGATTCTCGTCCGGGCGCTACAGGCCAACCTCCAGTTCCTCGGGCGCATCCTCTACAGCCAACTCGGTGCGAGCGGGATGCCCAACTGGTTGGGGACCTACGGTCAGGCAGGCAACCCGACCGGCGGGTTGTTCTACTACCTCGCGCCGATTCAGGCCCCCGGCCAGTGGATGTGGTGGACCGGTACGGTCGCTCAAGAGCCGTGGCAGGTCATCGTCCGGGTCCTCATCGACCTCACGTTCATGGTCGTCGGCGGAGCCATCTTCGCCATCTTCTGGGTCGAGACGACCGACATGGGTCCGGAAGCGACCGCAAAGCAGATTCAGAACTCCGGAATGCAGATTCCCGGCTTCCGCCAGAACACGGGCGTCATCGAGAAGGTGATGGAGCGCTACATCCCGCAAGTCACCGTCATCGGCGGCGCGCTGGTCGGCCTGCTGGCCGTGCTCGCGAACATGCTCGGAACCATCGGCGGCGTCTCCGGTACGGGTCTGCTGCTGACGGTCTCCATCACGTACAAGCTCTACGAGGAAATCGCCGAAGAGCAACTGATGGAGATGCACCCGATGATGCGCGACATGTTCGGATAA
- a CDS encoding uL15m family ribosomal protein: protein MTDKKRRQRGSRTHGGGSHKNRRGAGHRGGRGRAGRAKHEFHNYEPLGKHGFSRPEKVKDEVLTVTVQKLDEDAALLAADGDAEETDYGYRLDARDVVDDGWDADAVKVLGDGQVRNQLEVTADAFSASAVELIEEEGGDAVLSDRAEEAEDEASDDEE, encoded by the coding sequence ATGACGGACAAGAAACGACGACAACGCGGCTCCCGCACGCACGGCGGCGGTAGTCACAAGAACCGGCGCGGTGCCGGTCACCGCGGCGGACGCGGACGCGCGGGTCGCGCCAAACACGAGTTCCACAACTACGAACCGCTCGGCAAACACGGCTTCTCCCGACCGGAGAAGGTCAAAGACGAGGTTCTGACCGTCACGGTCCAGAAACTCGACGAGGACGCGGCACTGCTGGCCGCCGACGGCGACGCCGAGGAGACCGACTACGGCTACCGTCTCGACGCCCGCGACGTGGTTGACGACGGTTGGGACGCCGACGCCGTGAAGGTTCTCGGCGACGGCCAAGTCCGCAACCAACTCGAAGTGACGGCCGACGCCTTCTCCGCGAGTGCGGTCGAACTCATCGAGGAGGAAGGCGGCGACGCAGTGCTGAGTGACCGCGCCGAGGAAGCCGAAGACGAAGCGTCGGACGACGAAGAGTAA
- a CDS encoding N-acetylmuramoyl-L-alanine amidase: protein MVQSRRRFLKLAGSTAATGALIGASNSASAYSSQPNMRWEPADPSNYTEASRSPSEMRWIIIHVTEGSYEGTISWFKDPDANVSTHYVIENDSNAEITKMLNRGDIGWHAGNGGYNDTSLGFEHEGYTDQTTFTDALYRSSAKVVRYLADKCNIPLTRPSGVAPCNPYDGIGGIIGHHQVPDPNDCGYNSHTDPGSTWDWGTYMNYVQGTTLGARFSIGEGVVTTASVNVRSEPAIGDNVVHTNPVGEVGYVQDGYVTEDGYTWWKIEYNNGVTGWSVDRFHASDAI from the coding sequence ATGGTTCAGTCACGACGACGGTTCCTGAAGCTCGCCGGTTCGACGGCGGCGACGGGTGCCCTGATTGGCGCATCGAACTCCGCGAGCGCGTACTCGTCCCAGCCGAACATGCGCTGGGAACCCGCGGACCCGAGCAACTACACCGAGGCGAGTCGGAGCCCTTCCGAGATGCGGTGGATTATCATCCACGTCACGGAGGGCAGTTACGAGGGGACGATTAGCTGGTTCAAGGACCCCGACGCGAACGTCAGCACACACTACGTCATCGAGAACGACAGCAACGCCGAAATCACGAAGATGCTCAACCGCGGCGACATCGGGTGGCACGCGGGCAACGGCGGCTACAACGACACGTCGCTGGGCTTCGAACACGAGGGGTACACCGACCAGACCACCTTCACCGACGCGCTCTACCGCTCGTCGGCGAAAGTCGTCCGGTACCTCGCCGACAAGTGCAACATCCCGCTGACCCGACCGTCGGGCGTCGCGCCGTGTAACCCCTACGACGGCATCGGCGGCATCATCGGCCACCATCAGGTTCCCGACCCCAACGACTGCGGCTACAACAGCCACACCGACCCCGGTTCGACGTGGGACTGGGGCACCTACATGAACTACGTGCAGGGCACGACGCTCGGCGCGCGGTTCAGTATCGGCGAGGGCGTCGTCACCACCGCGAGCGTCAACGTCCGGAGCGAACCCGCAATCGGCGACAACGTCGTCCACACCAATCCGGTCGGCGAAGTCGGCTACGTGCAGGACGGCTACGTCACCGAAGACGGCTACACGTGGTGGAAGATAGAGTACAACAACGGCGTCACCGGGTGGTCGGTGGACCGCTTCCACGCCTCGGACGCCATCTGA
- a CDS encoding 50S ribosomal protein L19e codes for MTDLNAQKRLAADVLDVGENRVWFDPDAQGAIAEAITREDIRELVEDGSITAKDKKGNSRGRARKRKEKRDYGHQTGAGTRKGKSGGRQQRKEQWQQTIRAQRTKLRELRAEGEITQSQYRDLYDKAKGGEFRSVQYLLNYIESNY; via the coding sequence ATGACTGACCTGAACGCACAGAAGCGACTCGCCGCCGACGTTCTCGACGTGGGCGAGAACCGCGTCTGGTTCGACCCCGACGCCCAAGGTGCCATCGCGGAGGCGATTACCCGTGAGGACATCCGTGAACTGGTCGAGGACGGCTCCATCACCGCCAAGGACAAGAAGGGCAACTCGCGCGGTCGGGCGCGCAAGCGCAAGGAAAAGCGCGACTACGGTCATCAGACCGGCGCCGGTACCCGGAAGGGTAAGTCCGGCGGTCGCCAGCAGCGGAAAGAACAGTGGCAGCAGACGATTCGCGCGCAGCGAACGAAGCTCCGAGAACTCCGAGCCGAAGGCGAAATCACGCAGTCTCAGTACCGAGACCTGTACGACAAAGCCAAGGGCGGGGAGTTCCGTAGCGTCCAGTACCTGCTCAACTACATCGAGAGTAACTACTAA
- a CDS encoding 30S ribosomal protein S5, which translates to MCANHDGWEPQTRLGRKVAEGDIDTMEEALNSGLPLKESELVDQLLPGLEDEVLDINMVQRMTDSGRRVKFRCVVAIGNRDGYVGYAEGRDDQVGGAIQKAIDIAKLNLIQVNRGAGSWEDRSERPHSLARRTKGKAGSVEVELIPAPTGLGLAATDTVRKILELGGVENAWTKSHGNTRTTLNLAKATYNALENAAESRGPRGRTDYSEEVAE; encoded by the coding sequence ATGTGTGCAAACCACGACGGCTGGGAACCCCAGACCCGTCTCGGCCGCAAAGTCGCCGAGGGCGACATCGACACGATGGAGGAAGCCCTCAACTCCGGTCTCCCGCTGAAGGAGTCGGAACTGGTCGACCAGCTTCTGCCGGGACTGGAGGACGAAGTGCTGGACATCAACATGGTCCAGCGCATGACCGACTCCGGTCGCCGCGTGAAGTTCCGCTGCGTCGTCGCCATCGGCAACCGCGACGGTTACGTCGGCTACGCCGAAGGCCGCGACGACCAAGTTGGCGGCGCGATTCAGAAGGCCATCGACATCGCTAAACTCAACCTGATTCAGGTCAACCGCGGCGCGGGGTCGTGGGAGGACCGAAGCGAACGACCCCACTCGCTCGCTCGCCGGACGAAAGGCAAGGCAGGGAGCGTCGAGGTCGAACTGATTCCGGCACCGACCGGACTCGGACTCGCCGCGACCGACACCGTCCGCAAGATTCTGGAACTGGGCGGCGTCGAGAACGCCTGGACCAAGAGCCACGGCAACACCCGGACCACGCTCAACCTCGCCAAGGCGACCTACAACGCCTTGGAGAACGCCGCGGAGTCCCGCGGTCCGCGAGGTCGGACCGACTACAGCGAGGAGGTGGCCGAGTAA